From the Deltaproteobacteria bacterium genome, the window AATCTGCCCTGCTTGCCAATGGTCTTCCTCTTCACCGCCCAAACGTGTGGTCATTACAGGGAATTGTCCAAGCTGTTCAGGACAGGTTTGGCTGGAGGCTCCAAGCCCCTCTGATACCTTGCCCAGTTTGGTGGCGATGAGCTTTGAGCCGGGAAGTAACTTGGCTCAGAAGCTGGTGGCTTTTCACCGCGAGACGCCCCTGGTGGGTGTGCCGGCTCCTGAGCAGGCTGTGCCCCAGGAAATCGCGGAGGGTAGCAGAGAACTATTATCAGCCGCAATTTTGCCAGCACCTCCAGTGGTCAATGCAGACGATGGTGCTGCAACTGGCGTTTTCAAGCTACCTGAAATGCCCAGCTTAAGCTCCGAAGGCGATTTGGCGATCGACCTTACGGATGTTGTTGTTGAGGTGGGTGAATCGACCCTAAGCACTGGAGACTCTCAAGAAGTTGATTTGGACGACCTCGACGTTGAGCTTTGGTCTGATCCCACTGCTGCGGCTTCCGAGTCGGAATCACCATCTTTTGCAAATGTCCCTTTGCCCGAGTTACCCGCATTTTCAAACCAAGTTGCAAATGGCACCGGTTACAATGATTTCGTAGAGTTTAATGTTGAGCCTGTGGTTGTTGATCAAAGCTCGGCTTCTTGGATGAGTGCATTTTTGATGGGGAGTCTGTCATTGGGACTTGTGCTCTGCGCATTTTCATACGGTCAGACCTTGGCGCAGTGGCGCACCCTGGAAATTGTGATTCCTCCGCCAACGCGTCATGAGATGGCGATGGATGTGTGGGCTCAAGGGCTCCAAGCTGTAGAAGGTGCAAATCCAGCGGCGGCGATGAAACTGATGGAAGAGTTTTTAAGCTTAGGCGGCGCTGGAGTTGAGGTTGATCGAGTTCGAGCGGTTGCAGCTTTAAAACTGGGTGATCGTGCTTTGGCCCTTAGGTTTTATAAAAGCTACCTTGAGAAAATACCCGCCGAAAGCGAAGAAGGTAAAGCTGTGGCTAAGCTCTTGGAGGATGCGAACCATTTTGTTGTTCTAAAGAATCCTGACCGTGAGCCTAGCGAAGCTCCAACGGATTGGTCCTGGGTTGCTACACAATTGGTCACCCACACTACGGAATAAGTGGCTTAAAGCTTTTTGATGATGCTTTCGTCTTCTGCAAACCCGTAGCTCACTAAAAGCCCTTTTCCAGACATCATAATAAGCCCGCGTTTTTGGAATTCTCCGAGTACACGAGAGACAGTTTCACGTGTGGTACCAATCATGGCTGCAAGTTCATGTTGTGCAGGCCGAGATTTGATAAAGACGCCTTCATCTTTTTTCTCACCATCTGTTTTAGCCATATCGAGAATAACCCGAGCCATTCTGCCATAGACATCCAGAGAGGCGAGGTTACCAATGATTTCGCTGGCTCGTCTTAGCCGCGCAGACATAACCGATAAGATGTTCAGGGCAGAATTTGGAAAGGACTGAAGGTGGCTGATGAAGTCTGTCCGTGAAAGTTTAAGCAAGGTCGATTTTTGAGTTGTGTAAACCCCTGCAGACCGCGGCTCGCCATCAAGTAGGCTCATCTCGCCAAAGAAATCTTCAGCTTTGAAAATGGTCAAAATCGTTTCTTTTCCATTTTCATTGTGAATGACCACCTTCACGCGGCCCGAGACGACAATAAAAAGTGCATCGCCATCTTGAGACTGCCGAAAAATCTCAGAGTCTTTTTTGTAGTTTACGGTCTCAAGTCGACTTGCAAGGCTTTGAAGAGCAAATTCGTCTAGGTCTTTGAAGATACTGACGCGTTTGAGAAGCACTGTTTTTTGAATATCGTCTGCCATGTTCGATTGCCTTGTAATGGTGCCTGGAATACCGGACCTATTGTATATCGATTGGGACTCTTTTGCGAAGTGGGAAGCTTAACTCAGGATTTCAATTCGCTTATGGGCTTGGAGCCGCCGGCGCTGTCGTCGGAGTTTGCGTTTTTTGCGTCATGGTGCGCAGAGCACCGAGTGCTTTAGCGCAGCGGTCTTGAACCACAGGGCTCTTATCTCGAAGCGCGAGAGCTTCAATGGCTTGGTACTTCGGTAACTCTCCACGCAACGCGAGTAATTCACACCCAGCGGCTCTGACGCGAGCTTCTCGGTGCGCAAGAAGATCGCTGACCGCTTCAGGCGAGGCCTGTATTTCAGTCGCTTCTTTATATTCAACGGCTTGGCGCTGCATCAACGATGTAAGAAATGCCAGGGTTACCGCAACTTGAACAAAGGCTCGCACCAGCGGGTATCCACGTCGTTTAACAAGGAGCCAGCGGTCTACGGTATAGATAAGCACAAATACTGTGAAGGCAGCTGGAGCAACCAGGGGAACCCAAAGCGATAAATCTCCGGCACCAAAGGCTGCCCAGAGTCCTTGGGTATAGAAGATGCTACCGGCCGCGCTGGCTAAGAGCGCAATATAGAGGCCAATGTGCAGCCATTTTCTGGTTTTCTGAGTTTCAGTCACTCTTTTTACCTGTCACTTTTGGGCTTTTAGCGCAACCAATTGTTGGTCTAAATCATGTAACCTGTGGGAAAAGCTGGTGCAATTGATGGCTTAGGGCCAATCTCGATTCACGAATATTGGGCACAAACCGCGATAATGCTTGCTTCATCTCCATGGCTGTCGCAAATCGCTTTTTGTGTTTTACCTGGAGCGCTTTTCGCAAAATGTCGCCGATTCCCATGGGAAGATTGGGCACGGCTAGATTCGGATCTGGGAATTCACCGTCGAGAATTCGCTTCGAAACATCTTCATCGCTATCCCCTTGCATGACAAATGGGTGAATACCGACAAATAACTCGTACGCTAAGACGCCGCACGCAAAGACATCGGTTTGGCGGTCAATGGGCTTACCGTGAAGTTGTTCAGGTGAGAGGTAGCCAAGCTTACCAAATGCGGCTTCCTCAGCGCGGCCACCTTCGAGTCCTTGAAGCCGTGCAACCCCAAAATCGGCGAGAACCACCCCTCCATGGTAGGAGAGTAAGATATTGTGTGGATTCACATCACGGTGGACCAGCCCTAAATACGATTCATCCGCTCCTTTGAGCTCGTGTGCGAAGTGAAGACCTTCTAGTATCTGGGCGATGATATACCCGGCCACATAGCCAGCGGGTTGCATGGAGCGCGCTCTGAGCGTGTTGAGAAGGGTAAAGAGGTTGGGTCCGTCTACATATTGAAGAACCAAGAAGAGTTCCTCATCCTCGAGGCCGAAGGCAAGTTGCCGTATGAGGTTGGGGTGCATCAGCCGCCTACCAAGGTCAGCTTCAATGATAAATTGGTCGCGGGCTAAGGCATCACTTCGAAGTTTGGCTAAGAGGCGTTTAATGACAACGATTTCTTGTGGTTTGGAGCTTTGGTGGTGCGCACGATAGATCTCGCCCGAGCCGCCAATGCCCAGTCTGTCGATGATACGGTACTCCCCAATTTGCATGGGGGCACACTCGCACCGAATACCCCATGTTGGCAACATCAATACGCCGGTTTGGTTATGTCAGTTGGGGGTGTTACGAGTTGTTTTATGACGATGCACAATGATGGCGAAGAGCTTTTCGAGGGTGTCTCCCTCGATGGGGGTCTGGACGCTTGCGATAAGCCGTCGTGGGACAGTGGCCGACCGGATGAGGTCGCGGCAACGTGGTTAAGCCAGCGTTTGGCGAGGCCTGTTCAAGTAACCTTTACCAACAACAGAAGCACCATGATGAGCTGGAAAGAGCATCAAGGTATCT encodes:
- a CDS encoding Crp/Fnr family transcriptional regulator, giving the protein MADDIQKTVLLKRVSIFKDLDEFALQSLASRLETVNYKKDSEIFRQSQDGDALFIVVSGRVKVVIHNENGKETILTIFKAEDFFGEMSLLDGEPRSAGVYTTQKSTLLKLSRTDFISHLQSFPNSALNILSVMSARLRRASEIIGNLASLDVYGRMARVILDMAKTDGEKKDEGVFIKSRPAQHELAAMIGTTRETVSRVLGEFQKRGLIMMSGKGLLVSYGFAEDESIIKKL
- a CDS encoding serine/threonine protein kinase, giving the protein MLPTWGIRCECAPMQIGEYRIIDRLGIGGSGEIYRAHHQSSKPQEIVVIKRLLAKLRSDALARDQFIIEADLGRRLMHPNLIRQLAFGLEDEELFLVLQYVDGPNLFTLLNTLRARSMQPAGYVAGYIIAQILEGLHFAHELKGADESYLGLVHRDVNPHNILLSYHGGVVLADFGVARLQGLEGGRAEEAAFGKLGYLSPEQLHGKPIDRQTDVFACGVLAYELFVGIHPFVMQGDSDEDVSKRILDGEFPDPNLAVPNLPMGIGDILRKALQVKHKKRFATAMEMKQALSRFVPNIRESRLALSHQLHQLFPQVT